The Lycium ferocissimum isolate CSIRO_LF1 chromosome 10, AGI_CSIRO_Lferr_CH_V1, whole genome shotgun sequence genome window below encodes:
- the LOC132034885 gene encoding uncharacterized protein LOC132034885: MPLWVKFPTLPMIYWGPRTLGNIASRLGNPLFADECTTKKSRVSYARVLVDMDVTQELPREVQIVDSKGNSFRQAVVYEWCPKYCPKCLKYGHICADEVKRGTPAPQNNPKQRGKAHQKQHVQRWVGRQMHTFDPRPSTNTQQPIVVGIEQQQEINGTSPSMEPIHQPADKGRPAGHVQGGNRRGITYASAVQPKAPRVEKKKAGKPQTHISKKSARGQSTCSNTSGEHS, from the coding sequence ATGCCGTTATGGGTGAAATTCCCTACCCTGCCTATGATCTATTGGGGACCTAGGACACTTGGTAATATTGCAAGTAGATTGGGTAATCCTTTATTTGCGGATGAATGTACAACAAAGAAGAGTAGGGTCTCTTACGCTAGGGTACTGGTTGACATGGATGTTACGCAAGAACTTCCAAGAGAAGTGCAAATTGTAGATTCTAAGGGCAATTCCTTCAGGCAGGCTGTGGTATATGAATGGTGCCCTAAGTATTGTCCTAAGTGTCTAAAGTATGGGCATATTTGTGCAGATGAGGTAAAGAGAGGGACGCCAGCTCCACAGAACAATCCAAAGCAGAGAGGCAAAGCACATCAGAAACAACATGTTCAGAGATGGGTAGGAAGGCAAATGCACACTTTTGATCCCCGGCCATCCACTAATACTCAGCAACCTATTGTAGTAGGGATTGAGCAGCAACAAGAGATAAATGGTACCAGTCCGAGCATGGAGCCAATACACCAACCAGCTGACAAAGGTCGACCAGCTGGTCACGTCCAAGGAGGTAACCGAAGGGGAATTACTTATGCTTCAGCGGTTCAACCTAAAGCACCAAGAGTTGAGAAGAAGAAAGCTGGGAAACCACAAACTCACATAAGTAAAAAATCAGCAAGGGGTCAGTCTACCTGCTCCAATACATCAGGTGAACACAGCTAG